In Corynebacterium matruchotii, a single genomic region encodes these proteins:
- a CDS encoding sensor histidine kinase produces the protein MTVHKRWLIPFTEELVTWRQYVFIALMIVLILIMGVGDSEARELIYPASVATLVVVMEVIGFALLALGLVVQLTRFELGLGLVGLGLFCSSFAVFPIQFVAYPIVCYQTAVAAARLNFRRRLWLTIIIVGSLYASAYILIVPELFQGKSRLHWWQTLHLYNVILIIGAVIVGVLVTIGFFWLVGSGIRRRYQRMQDLEARADYAVVQERNRIAREMHDIIAHSLTVMIAQADGGKFAGKKNPDMAITALDTIGDVGRSALAEMRQLLSVLRETETPERSLATTPGVAGIGDLIKETRRAGAEVDYTVTGTPHVVRESLGLSVFRIVQECLTNALKHGSANIIMSLDWLSDRLIIVVKNDLGGGLVDPQQLADVPGGRGLIGIAERAKIHGGAAHWGPHAGQWVVEVTLPLGE, from the coding sequence ATGACTGTGCATAAACGATGGCTCATCCCGTTTACCGAGGAGCTGGTGACCTGGCGCCAATATGTTTTTATCGCGTTGATGATTGTGCTCATTTTGATTATGGGGGTGGGTGATTCTGAGGCTCGGGAACTGATTTACCCCGCTTCTGTGGCCACGTTGGTTGTTGTCATGGAGGTCATTGGGTTTGCCCTGTTGGCCTTGGGGTTGGTGGTGCAGCTCACCCGGTTTGAGTTGGGATTAGGTCTTGTGGGCCTGGGGTTGTTTTGTTCATCGTTTGCGGTGTTTCCTATACAATTCGTTGCCTATCCGATTGTGTGCTATCAAACTGCGGTTGCGGCTGCCCGGCTGAATTTTCGCCGTCGTCTTTGGCTCACCATCATTATTGTTGGCAGCCTCTACGCCAGCGCATATATTTTGATCGTTCCCGAACTGTTCCAGGGCAAGAGCAGGCTGCACTGGTGGCAGACGCTGCACCTCTACAACGTCATTCTCATCATTGGTGCCGTTATCGTTGGGGTCCTGGTCACCATTGGGTTTTTCTGGCTGGTCGGCTCCGGGATTCGCCGCCGCTATCAGCGCATGCAGGATCTCGAAGCCAGGGCCGACTATGCCGTGGTTCAGGAGCGCAACCGGATCGCCCGCGAAATGCACGACATTATCGCCCACTCGCTCACCGTCATGATCGCCCAAGCTGACGGCGGGAAGTTCGCCGGCAAAAAGAACCCGGACATGGCGATCACAGCCCTCGACACCATTGGGGATGTGGGCCGGTCCGCCCTAGCCGAAATGCGCCAACTCCTCAGCGTGCTGCGGGAAACCGAAACCCCGGAACGCAGTCTTGCCACCACCCCCGGTGTGGCCGGTATCGGTGATCTTATTAAAGAGACCCGGCGCGCCGGGGCGGAGGTGGACTACACGGTGACCGGTACGCCCCATGTGGTGCGGGAATCGTTGGGGTTGAGCGTGTTCCGCATCGTACAGGAGTGCCTCACGAATGCCCTCAAGCATGGGAGTGCGAACATTATCATGTCGCTTGACTGGTTGTCGGACCGGTTGATTATTGTGGTGAAAAATGACCTGGGTGGGGGGTTGGTGGACCCCCAGCAGCTTGCCGACGTTCCAGGTGGTCGCGGCCTTATTGGTATTGCGGAGCGGGCCAAAATTCATGGTGGTGCTGCGCATTGGGGGCCGCATGCTGGACAATGGGTTGTGGAAGTCACTCTACCGTTAGGAGAATAA
- a CDS encoding ribonucleoside triphosphate reductase: MQSYDHSSITEYLSHADWRINANANQDFSLGGLILNTSGKAIANYWLDQVFSPEAGQAHRDGDIHIHDLDMLSGYCAGWSLRQLIEEGFGGVPNTVSSAPPKHLSSACGQVVNFLGTLQNEWAGAQAFSSFDTYMAPFVRIDQLTFEQVYQVLQEFVFNLNVPSRWGTQTPFTNLTFDWTCPADLRDHTPIIGGEIMDFYYGDLQPEMDLINRAFLAVLAEGDSDGRPFTFPIPTYNITKDFDWDSPNTEALFDMTAQYGLPYFQNFINSDLDPGMIRSMCCRLQLDLRELLKRGNGLFGSAELTGSIGVVTLNCARLGYQYAGDEAGLLAAVDNLVALGVDTLERRRAFVTEQLHNGLYPYTRRWLPSLDNHFSTIGVNGCNEMVRNFTHDAYDITDPQGKALTVRLLDHINNLIVAAQEQTGHLFNLEATPAEGTTYRFAKEDRKRFPDIIHAGSEREPYYTNSSQLPVAHTPDPFAALEHQEELQSKYTGGTVLHLYMGSAMSDGKACAKLVRRALENFHLPYITITPTFSICPEHGYISGEHPHCPHCDQTTEMWTRVMGYFRPVESFNIGKKGEFHERQYFSETYV; the protein is encoded by the coding sequence ATGCAGAGTTACGACCATTCCAGCATCACCGAATACTTATCCCACGCCGATTGGCGCATTAACGCCAACGCTAACCAGGATTTTTCCCTCGGCGGCCTGATCCTCAACACCTCCGGCAAGGCCATAGCCAACTATTGGCTCGACCAAGTATTCTCTCCCGAAGCGGGGCAGGCGCACCGGGACGGTGACATCCACATCCACGACCTCGACATGCTCTCTGGATACTGCGCCGGCTGGTCGCTCCGCCAACTCATCGAAGAAGGATTCGGGGGCGTGCCCAACACAGTCTCCTCCGCCCCGCCGAAGCATTTAAGCTCTGCCTGCGGCCAGGTGGTGAATTTCCTAGGTACTCTGCAAAACGAATGGGCCGGGGCACAAGCTTTTAGCTCCTTCGACACCTACATGGCGCCCTTTGTCCGCATCGACCAACTCACCTTCGAACAGGTGTACCAGGTGTTGCAGGAGTTTGTGTTTAACCTCAACGTTCCCTCCCGGTGGGGCACTCAAACCCCCTTCACTAACCTCACCTTCGACTGGACCTGCCCGGCAGACCTCCGCGACCACACCCCCATCATCGGCGGGGAAATCATGGACTTCTACTACGGCGACCTCCAGCCCGAAATGGACCTCATTAACCGGGCGTTCCTGGCCGTCCTCGCCGAGGGCGACTCCGACGGAAGACCCTTCACCTTCCCCATCCCCACCTACAACATCACCAAAGACTTCGACTGGGACTCCCCCAACACCGAAGCGCTCTTCGACATGACCGCACAATACGGTCTCCCCTACTTCCAAAACTTCATCAACTCCGACCTGGACCCGGGCATGATCCGCTCCATGTGCTGTCGACTCCAGCTTGACCTGCGGGAGCTCCTCAAACGCGGCAATGGGCTCTTCGGCTCCGCGGAACTCACCGGCTCCATCGGGGTGGTCACCCTCAACTGTGCCCGACTCGGCTACCAATACGCCGGCGACGAAGCCGGGCTCCTGGCCGCCGTCGACAACCTGGTGGCACTGGGGGTGGACACGCTCGAACGCCGGCGGGCATTCGTCACCGAACAATTACACAACGGGCTCTACCCCTACACGCGACGGTGGCTGCCCAGCCTGGACAATCACTTTTCCACGATCGGCGTGAACGGCTGCAACGAAATGGTGCGGAACTTCACCCACGACGCCTACGACATCACCGATCCCCAGGGCAAAGCCCTCACTGTCCGACTGCTCGACCACATCAATAACCTCATCGTCGCCGCGCAGGAACAAACCGGACACCTGTTCAACCTGGAGGCCACCCCAGCGGAAGGCACCACCTACCGGTTCGCCAAGGAAGACCGCAAACGATTCCCCGACATCATCCACGCCGGATCCGAGCGGGAACCCTACTACACCAACTCCTCCCAACTGCCGGTCGCCCACACCCCAGACCCCTTCGCCGCCCTCGAACACCAGGAAGAGCTGCAAAGCAAATACACCGGCGGCACGGTCCTCCACCTGTACATGGGGTCGGCCATGTCCGACGGCAAGGCCTGCGCCAAGCTCGTGCGCCGCGCCCTGGAAAACTTCCACCTACCCTACATCACCATCACCCCAACGTTCTCTATCTGCCCAGAACACGGCTATATTTCCGGGGAACACCCCCACTGCCCGCACTGCGACCAAACCACCGAAATGTGGACCCGGGTCATGGGCTACTTCCGGCCGGTCGAAAGCTTCAACATCGGGAAAAAAGGCGAATTCCATGAGCGTCAGTACTTTAGCGAAACCTACGTGTAA
- a CDS encoding anaerobic ribonucleoside-triphosphate reductase activating protein: protein MSVSTLAKPTCNRSQAGARTLPVAGIIPFSATDWPGNITITIFTQGCPLRCVYCHNPSLQAFGAGSHDFAEALALAVDRRSLIDGVVISGGEPTAVPGLADAIAAVHETAGLPVGLHTCGYSPARIGRLLERPESTPDWVGLDIKALPRHMPEVTGCAATVSGRVWDSLHLLVDAGVDLQLRTTLWRDSVISQHLPELQHLVSEQGFDLVIQQARAADGSPFQLV from the coding sequence ATGAGCGTCAGTACTTTAGCGAAACCTACGTGTAACCGCAGCCAGGCTGGGGCTCGCACGCTGCCGGTTGCGGGAATCATTCCGTTCTCCGCCACCGACTGGCCGGGCAATATCACCATCACCATCTTCACCCAGGGTTGCCCACTGCGCTGCGTCTACTGCCATAATCCCAGCTTGCAGGCGTTCGGCGCCGGCAGCCACGATTTCGCGGAGGCGCTTGCGTTAGCCGTCGACAGGCGGTCGCTTATCGACGGCGTGGTGATCTCCGGCGGCGAGCCCACCGCCGTCCCTGGGCTTGCCGACGCCATTGCCGCGGTGCACGAAACCGCCGGCCTACCAGTGGGATTGCACACCTGCGGCTACAGTCCGGCGCGAATCGGCCGGCTCCTGGAGCGGCCGGAAAGCACCCCGGACTGGGTGGGTCTGGACATTAAAGCCCTCCCTCGGCACATGCCGGAAGTGACCGGGTGCGCGGCCACCGTGAGCGGTCGGGTGTGGGACAGCCTGCACCTTCTTGTCGACGCCGGCGTGGACCTACAGCTGCGAACCACCCTGTGGCGGGACTCGGTCATCTCCCAACACCTGCCCGAACTCCAACACCTGGTATCCGAACAAGGATTCGACCTGGTGATCCAGCAGGCCCGGGCCGCCGACGGCAGCCCATTCCAGCTGGTGTGA
- the galE gene encoding UDP-glucose 4-epimerase GalE: MKVLITGGAGYIGSTIAACCTDNGITPVILDDYSKGLREFARPYANYEGDIADTTLIRRILSEHPDIDAVIHCAAKIVVPESVSAPLAYYENNVAKSITLLRELSALGVRRFILSSTASMYEAGDDYMVDESAAIAPQSPYSASKWMLERILRDFAATGNMNVIALRYFNPIGADPAMRSGLQDPKPTHALGKMIEAYQSEGVFTVTGIDWPTRDGSGLRDYVHVWDLARAHVAALQNFDKVIASSAIDGFDIINLGTGTGTTVFELVDAFKDATGKPLDVQTAPPRLGDVAGCATLTAKAERLLDWRAELSIADGVKDSLKWAEKLPSILAREQANATAKDR, encoded by the coding sequence ATGAAGGTTCTCATCACCGGCGGCGCAGGCTACATCGGCTCTACCATCGCAGCATGCTGCACAGACAATGGCATCACACCCGTCATCCTGGATGACTACAGCAAAGGACTCCGGGAATTCGCGCGGCCGTACGCGAACTACGAGGGCGACATCGCGGACACCACCCTCATCCGCCGCATCCTGTCCGAACACCCCGATATTGATGCTGTCATCCACTGCGCAGCAAAAATCGTGGTCCCGGAATCCGTATCCGCACCACTGGCCTACTACGAAAACAATGTCGCTAAGTCTATTACGCTGTTACGCGAGCTCTCGGCCCTCGGCGTCCGCCGGTTCATCCTCAGCTCCACCGCATCCATGTACGAAGCCGGCGATGACTACATGGTCGACGAGTCCGCAGCAATCGCCCCGCAAAGCCCTTATTCGGCATCGAAATGGATGCTGGAACGCATCCTGCGTGACTTCGCCGCCACCGGTAACATGAACGTGATCGCGCTACGCTACTTCAACCCCATCGGCGCCGACCCGGCCATGCGCAGCGGCCTCCAAGACCCCAAACCAACACACGCCCTCGGCAAAATGATCGAAGCATACCAAAGCGAGGGAGTATTCACCGTCACAGGTATTGATTGGCCCACCCGGGACGGCTCCGGGCTCCGCGACTACGTGCATGTTTGGGATCTCGCCCGGGCCCACGTGGCAGCCCTCCAAAACTTCGACAAGGTCATCGCAAGCTCCGCAATCGACGGCTTCGACATCATCAATCTTGGAACCGGAACAGGCACAACAGTGTTCGAGCTTGTCGACGCATTCAAGGACGCCACCGGTAAACCACTCGACGTCCAAACCGCACCCCCACGGCTCGGCGACGTCGCAGGTTGCGCGACCCTGACAGCCAAGGCCGAACGGCTCCTCGACTGGCGGGCCGAGCTAAGCATCGCCGACGGGGTGAAAGACTCACTCAAATGGGCAGAAAAACTCCCATCCATACTCGCCCGCGAACAAGCCAATGCAACGGCAAAAGACCGTTAA
- a CDS encoding MFS transporter, producing MTIGPQKLGPYWLIGATTFSRIGTLAYTVVMTWAVSKAGGNNSVGWVNAAAGFTIVLVGISATFWLDKFDKRTLLLLLDVSAAVVCLAAAAVLLLVPMSSVVFTGVVVAVVTSAVASLYSPASRALIPSMVPAEGLERYNSVYTGFSETSRAAGPGLGALLLAVGGSEAFPLSLIINSISFIISFLLTLPLPPDPPRQANEHKQKERTFFQNVRVITKHAILRGEVLGALSINFLLPSNTFILLNRIAETGAKASMFGLANFFEAAGAVTAALTAAIIAVQLRRIRASQLMAPIALALLLCLTAGIWATIISLTIVTALVTVYNIILFSQLQREIPREKIGRVIAVVTTSSAAVMPLGNLVFSKLSTTIPTHMLIWATTITLLVTGLAITIGNRKRGGSV from the coding sequence ATGACGATCGGACCACAGAAACTTGGGCCCTACTGGCTGATCGGCGCCACCACATTTTCAAGGATCGGCACACTCGCCTACACCGTTGTGATGACGTGGGCGGTCAGCAAAGCCGGGGGCAATAACAGTGTGGGCTGGGTGAATGCGGCCGCAGGCTTCACCATCGTTCTCGTGGGAATCTCCGCCACCTTCTGGCTGGACAAATTCGACAAACGAACCCTGCTTCTTCTACTCGATGTCTCCGCGGCCGTGGTCTGCCTCGCCGCCGCTGCGGTACTGCTCTTAGTGCCGATGAGCAGCGTTGTTTTCACCGGGGTGGTCGTTGCCGTCGTAACATCAGCAGTCGCTAGCTTATATTCACCGGCCAGTCGAGCGCTCATCCCGTCGATGGTCCCCGCAGAAGGACTAGAGCGATACAACAGCGTTTACACGGGTTTTAGCGAAACCTCTCGCGCCGCCGGGCCAGGACTGGGCGCATTACTACTCGCGGTTGGGGGCTCGGAAGCCTTTCCGCTGAGCCTGATAATAAACAGCATCTCCTTTATCATCTCCTTTCTCCTCACGCTTCCGCTCCCACCGGACCCACCACGCCAGGCCAACGAACACAAGCAAAAGGAACGTACATTCTTCCAAAACGTTCGCGTTATCACCAAACATGCGATCCTGCGGGGCGAGGTACTAGGCGCGCTGAGTATCAACTTCCTCCTGCCGAGCAACACGTTCATTCTGTTAAACCGCATAGCAGAAACCGGTGCGAAAGCATCCATGTTCGGGCTTGCGAATTTTTTCGAAGCGGCCGGGGCGGTTACCGCAGCACTCACCGCCGCAATCATCGCAGTACAACTGCGGCGTATCCGTGCAAGCCAACTCATGGCACCAATTGCCCTGGCCTTGCTTTTATGTCTTACCGCTGGGATATGGGCAACCATTATCTCGCTGACGATCGTTACCGCACTCGTGACGGTTTACAACATCATTCTCTTCAGCCAGCTACAACGCGAAATCCCAAGGGAGAAAATAGGCCGCGTCATTGCGGTCGTCACCACGAGCTCCGCAGCCGTGATGCCGCTCGGGAATCTAGTTTTCTCCAAACTCTCCACCACTATACCCACACACATGCTCATTTGGGCCACAACCATCACCCTCCTAGTGACAGGGTTGGCGATAACGATTGGCAACCGAAAACGCGGGGGATCGGTTTGA
- the cas5e gene encoding type I-E CRISPR-associated protein Cas5/CasD — translation MTEALYIRLAGPLQSWAGPAITGNFVRTEPRPTRSGLVGLLAGACGYGRGEYPEWLTQLHFQIREDNRGTLVDDFHTINPRDTEEEFRSRLLLAMGQRPTKKLLNSTPDGQGLTAITERTYIADGEFIVQIKAGSREHQELLAEKLQQPHFVTYLGRKAFAPSFPFYLGAGPDDTLARIPTVGGEEPKKILRFYALDDYGYTTTTVPVVKDRNQWLTEVSEIF, via the coding sequence ATGACAGAAGCACTGTATATTCGTCTTGCTGGCCCGTTGCAATCATGGGCGGGGCCAGCAATCACTGGCAATTTTGTTCGAACGGAACCACGACCTACTCGTTCTGGACTTGTGGGATTGTTGGCGGGTGCTTGCGGCTATGGTCGGGGAGAATACCCCGAATGGCTCACCCAGCTGCATTTCCAAATCCGGGAGGACAATCGTGGGACGCTGGTTGATGATTTTCACACCATCAATCCGCGGGACACGGAAGAGGAATTCCGATCCAGGCTCCTTCTTGCTATGGGACAGCGACCAACAAAGAAGCTGCTTAATAGCACGCCTGATGGGCAGGGCCTCACCGCTATCACGGAACGAACCTATATCGCTGACGGTGAATTCATTGTGCAGATTAAGGCCGGTTCACGGGAACACCAAGAGCTTTTGGCCGAAAAACTGCAGCAGCCCCATTTTGTGACGTACCTGGGCCGGAAAGCCTTTGCGCCATCGTTCCCCTTCTACCTAGGCGCGGGTCCGGACGACACTCTCGCGCGCATCCCTACCGTAGGTGGGGAAGAACCCAAGAAGATTCTGCGTTTTTATGCGTTGGATGATTATGGCTACACCACCACAACGGTTCCCGTCGTGAAAGACCGCAACCAATGGTTGACGGAAGTCTCTGAAATCTTCTGA
- a CDS encoding type I-E CRISPR-associated protein Cas7/Cse4/CasC encodes MSHHLTLHIIASVPYSNLNRDDTGTPKHVRRGGYLAALLSSQSIKKGIRTKYEANSLVTSVRSGQLDADVVDRALAINPDADEKALRKKAKTLLGKLTKAKESDPEKGKESDRSIWLSSEELETAAAQILEDADGDFLQDYKTGSLAIASFGRMFAAAPQKGTEAALSVSPAVTTHAVAIATDYFSTIDDIKEANRDTGATYLGVAQYTTGVFYRTVTIDKQQLRRSWTGFDSPDSDESLRLLVDAIIYGLPRGKQHSTAPFVQPALVLAEEQRYRSAYDFEAPVQPDRKEGGYLKPTLEELDRQYTAARAFDRGNFDGVEFVAGTAAEVQNLFKDAEHGSKDELIDAVVAWIKQ; translated from the coding sequence ATGTCCCACCATCTAACCCTGCATATTATTGCCTCGGTTCCCTACTCCAATCTGAACCGTGATGACACCGGCACGCCCAAGCACGTTCGTCGTGGTGGGTATTTAGCGGCGTTACTGAGCTCGCAATCTATCAAAAAGGGGATCCGCACGAAATACGAGGCGAATTCGCTGGTAACATCTGTGCGTTCCGGACAGTTGGATGCTGATGTGGTGGATCGGGCGCTTGCTATTAATCCCGATGCTGATGAAAAAGCGTTGCGCAAGAAAGCTAAAACCCTACTTGGTAAGCTCACCAAGGCAAAGGAATCCGATCCAGAGAAGGGTAAAGAATCCGATCGGTCCATTTGGTTGAGTAGTGAAGAGTTGGAGACAGCAGCAGCACAAATTCTAGAAGATGCTGACGGTGATTTCCTGCAAGACTACAAAACAGGCTCCCTCGCCATTGCTTCTTTCGGTCGCATGTTTGCTGCCGCGCCGCAAAAGGGTACGGAGGCGGCGCTGAGTGTTTCGCCCGCGGTCACCACGCATGCGGTTGCTATCGCTACGGACTATTTCTCCACCATTGATGATATTAAAGAAGCCAATCGTGATACTGGCGCAACCTATCTTGGCGTGGCCCAGTACACGACCGGGGTGTTCTATCGCACCGTGACTATTGATAAACAACAGTTGCGGAGGTCCTGGACCGGTTTTGATTCCCCCGATAGCGATGAAAGCCTACGATTGCTTGTCGACGCTATCATCTATGGGCTTCCCCGAGGTAAACAGCATTCCACGGCGCCTTTCGTGCAGCCTGCCCTGGTTCTGGCTGAAGAGCAACGCTACCGTAGCGCCTATGATTTCGAAGCACCGGTCCAGCCAGACCGGAAAGAAGGCGGGTATTTGAAGCCAACATTGGAGGAACTGGATCGGCAGTATACCGCTGCACGGGCTTTTGACCGGGGCAATTTTGATGGGGTGGAATTTGTTGCTGGTACGGCAGCAGAAGTCCAAAACCTTTTCAAAGATGCTGAACACGGCTCCAAAGATGAGCTCATTGACGCTGTGGTCGCCTGGATTAAGCAATGA
- a CDS encoding type I-E CRISPR-associated protein Cse2/CasB: MSELNIYHFVQHIIRQAKRKQESRDSQAIREIAALRSGMSITTEYRAYPYVLPDLGNASPRERMVALRCAAMIAEYADLGADSDDASPLRFGVWANHLARKIGDDDSVDGMIASRLEYLHTQDVEEAITTIRRILQYAQSNSFTQRVDFIQLFKTFWYWGNGYNNDSLNRRLQILRDFYGASNPVTTN, translated from the coding sequence ATGTCAGAGCTCAATATTTATCACTTCGTGCAACACATTATTCGTCAGGCAAAGCGGAAACAGGAATCGCGGGATTCCCAGGCGATAAGGGAAATAGCTGCGCTTCGCTCTGGAATGTCCATCACCACGGAATATCGGGCTTATCCCTATGTGTTGCCAGATCTTGGTAATGCTTCGCCACGGGAGCGTATGGTTGCGTTGCGCTGCGCCGCCATGATTGCGGAATATGCTGATCTAGGTGCTGATTCGGATGATGCGTCGCCGTTGCGGTTTGGCGTCTGGGCAAATCATCTTGCTCGGAAGATCGGTGATGATGATTCGGTGGATGGCATGATCGCTTCTCGCCTGGAGTATTTGCATACCCAGGACGTAGAGGAAGCCATCACTACAATCCGGCGGATTCTGCAGTACGCCCAGAGTAATAGCTTTACCCAAAGAGTTGATTTTATTCAATTGTTTAAAACCTTTTGGTACTGGGGGAATGGCTACAACAATGATTCCCTGAACCGTCGCCTGCAAATCTTGCGAGATTTCTACGGCGCATCGAACCCCGTCACTACCAATTAA
- a CDS encoding type I-E CRISPR-associated protein Cse1/CasA gives MGPMPLTEVKFIRTFLRDEPVDMTVEEVLKHATDPDFRLNLDVSGMEFMSIIRLLSHIGARMLQKDDSLHRKHRKKPLPDGLIVETLAELEADRPLYGGKQNFFQIPDSKGVVGRGKQPTSKLSPTAPGDNSQAYWDRDKHKPVTLSAEEAMRQILIFSMYSSAGNNKFENRKCQNGSPGIRFLGAGNTATEVMVQSKNLWDSLLCSIPATWVAGSGMPAWADPMGEQSKTDTGMHPLWQASWMPNGVSGYWEGRELVGVGVGGVPPQYLGSFSKVWSPYGDKDAKESYKAWFKQRDTEDPFYLYIRDSKTNDPKAKRLDLSKDLIQLAVEWAREGTISKLDSLMAGRVAAPNFKHDKLLFARHQIGGNASTPVIRESVTTNTASSLWCLDQDPEVQARIIGQAEFIDTLKQRVCAPFRRQSDKDHPTFDDLADLRPMMEAEFWRRITPVYEEVISTAQAADFNVVELYEKGVAATIAALDAVIDPYLLQNPKRNINVKERTIRFLYALLKDKKGQ, from the coding sequence ATGGGTCCTATGCCGCTCACGGAGGTAAAATTTATTAGGACTTTTTTACGAGATGAGCCTGTCGATATGACGGTTGAAGAGGTTCTCAAGCATGCAACTGACCCAGATTTCCGACTAAACCTTGATGTTTCCGGCATGGAATTCATGTCGATTATTCGGCTTCTTTCGCATATTGGTGCCCGTATGCTGCAGAAGGATGATTCTCTTCACCGGAAACATAGAAAGAAGCCGTTGCCGGATGGGCTTATTGTGGAAACTTTGGCGGAGCTGGAAGCGGATCGGCCGCTTTATGGCGGTAAACAGAATTTTTTCCAAATCCCGGATTCAAAAGGGGTGGTTGGCAGGGGAAAACAGCCTACCTCTAAGCTATCGCCCACGGCTCCGGGGGATAATTCGCAGGCCTATTGGGATCGTGATAAACACAAGCCTGTAACCCTTTCGGCCGAGGAGGCCATGCGGCAAATACTGATTTTCAGCATGTATTCTTCGGCTGGAAATAATAAGTTTGAGAACCGTAAATGCCAGAATGGTTCCCCGGGAATCCGATTTCTTGGTGCCGGAAATACTGCGACCGAAGTGATGGTGCAGTCGAAAAATTTGTGGGATAGTCTGCTATGTTCCATTCCAGCAACTTGGGTGGCTGGATCCGGCATGCCTGCCTGGGCAGATCCAATGGGGGAGCAGTCGAAAACTGATACCGGCATGCATCCGTTGTGGCAGGCTTCTTGGATGCCTAATGGTGTGAGCGGTTATTGGGAGGGCAGAGAGCTAGTCGGCGTGGGGGTCGGCGGGGTACCCCCACAATATTTGGGATCATTCTCTAAAGTGTGGAGCCCCTATGGCGATAAGGATGCTAAGGAGTCTTATAAAGCCTGGTTTAAGCAGCGGGATACGGAAGACCCTTTCTACCTGTACATACGGGATTCCAAAACGAATGATCCCAAGGCAAAGCGATTGGATCTCAGCAAGGATCTCATTCAGCTCGCTGTGGAATGGGCTCGGGAGGGGACTATTTCCAAGCTTGATAGCCTCATGGCGGGGCGGGTAGCAGCCCCTAATTTTAAGCATGACAAGCTGTTATTTGCGCGGCATCAGATTGGCGGTAACGCCTCGACGCCGGTTATTCGGGAATCGGTGACCACCAATACTGCATCATCGCTGTGGTGTCTTGACCAGGATCCAGAGGTGCAGGCCAGGATCATTGGCCAGGCGGAGTTTATCGATACCCTCAAACAGCGGGTTTGCGCACCATTTCGCAGGCAAAGCGATAAGGACCATCCCACCTTTGATGATCTCGCAGATCTCCGACCCATGATGGAAGCGGAGTTTTGGCGCCGTATCACTCCCGTGTACGAGGAAGTGATTAGTACCGCACAAGCGGCGGATTTTAATGTGGTGGAGCTGTATGAAAAAGGGGTAGCCGCCACCATTGCCGCACTTGATGCAGTTATTGATCCGTATTTGCTACAGAATCCTAAGCGAAATATCAATGTCAAAGAGCGGACAATACGCTTCCTTTATGCACTACTCAAGGATAAGAAAGGTCAGTAA
- the cas6e gene encoding type I-E CRISPR-associated protein Cas6/Cse3/CasE, whose product MSFMTYLTKFPVHVALARKPEKTQRWRVDDPEFRHRAVMGLFPDFEDNQARSRNNILFRYEFIPGQAPYFLVQSDCDVVAPDLEGVIETKQVEYPSYENGTPIIFRLALNTVTRRTIETNGRKREVITPVALQPLDAETGLNPAEKHVAYKLSTALQGIEFLNHNRQVLQVPKVSRALQIDTFDCMGVVTNSQALEHIMHAGIGRAKAYGCGLLTARRAA is encoded by the coding sequence ATGTCATTTATGACTTATTTGACCAAGTTTCCGGTCCATGTTGCCCTAGCGCGAAAACCGGAAAAGACCCAACGGTGGCGAGTGGATGATCCCGAGTTTCGGCACCGGGCAGTGATGGGACTATTCCCGGATTTTGAGGATAATCAAGCGCGCTCCAGAAATAATATTCTCTTCCGATATGAATTCATACCAGGTCAAGCACCATATTTCCTGGTGCAATCGGATTGCGATGTGGTCGCACCAGACTTGGAAGGGGTGATAGAAACGAAACAGGTGGAATACCCTTCGTACGAAAATGGAACTCCCATAATCTTCCGGCTAGCACTGAATACGGTTACCCGACGCACCATCGAAACGAACGGTAGAAAACGAGAAGTTATCACCCCTGTTGCACTACAGCCGCTCGATGCGGAAACCGGATTAAATCCGGCAGAAAAGCATGTAGCATATAAACTATCCACAGCATTGCAAGGGATAGAATTCCTCAATCATAATAGGCAAGTATTACAAGTCCCTAAGGTTTCCAGGGCTCTGCAAATTGATACTTTCGATTGCATGGGGGTAGTGACCAACAGCCAAGCATTGGAACACATCATGCATGCCGGCATAGGCCGCGCAAAAGCCTATGGTTGCGGACTCCTCACCGCGAGAAGGGCCGCATAA